One region of Scophthalmus maximus strain ysfricsl-2021 chromosome 15, ASM2237912v1, whole genome shotgun sequence genomic DNA includes:
- the myct1b gene encoding myc target protein 1 homolog, which yields MAQNETHPLLEILKSFNLGDMILAFCLSVLVGLLLGALVYVLLTWASRRQATARITRRSKRKSGTSQKQNATGGQIGLYRSTFLSVYRQPSLEPVGPLGCKPDAETSTFRPLSKRSRAGLEMAEDTQVSMPEDTAASTSSDSASLVPNKRHSFWLGGNGLKGFLPSQTPPPAYDSVIHAFEETCT from the exons ATGGCACAAAATGAAACGCATCCTCTTTTGGAAATACTAAAATCATTTAATCTTG GCGATATGATTCTAGccttctgtttgtctgtgctcGTGGGCCTGCTGCTCGGTGCTCTGGTATACGTTCTGTTGACCTGGGCGTCCCGGCGCCAGGCCACCGCCAGGATCACCAGGCGCTCTAAAAGGAAATCTGGCACTTCACAGAAACAAAACGCCACGGGCGGCCAGATTGGCCTCTACCGGAGCACCTTCCTCAGTGTCTACAGGCAGCCGTCCCTGGAGCCGGTGGGTCCTCTGGGGTGCAAGCCCGATGCAGAGACCTCCACCTTTCGGCCACTGTCCAAGAGGAGCAGGGCCGGCCTGGAGATGGCAGAGGACACCCAGGTCAGCATGCCCGAGGACACGGCGGCATCGACCTCATCGGATTCAGCGTCGCTCGTGCCGAACAAGAGGCACTCCTTCTGGTTGGGGGGCAATGGACTTAAAGGATTCCTCCCCTCACAGACTCCCCCCCCTGCATACGACAGTGTCATCCATGCATTTGAAGAGACTTGCACTTGA